The sequence TAAAAGATTCTGATTCTTGGGAAGAAGCATACGATAAAATAAGTGATAAATATGGAGAATACGGCCACTGTAGAATTTATCAAGAGATAGGTATGTTGATTAATACTTTGAAGTTTGCTAAAGATGTAGGTCATGGAATTTGTATCCAAGTGAGTCAAGGTGCTGATACAGATAGTTTTGGAGCTACCTCAGGTTCTATTCTTGGAGCATATTTTGGACCCGGATACCTTGACGATAAATGGGTAAAACCATTTAATGACGATATACATACAGGGTTAGCTTGGTTTTTTGAAAGATCAGTTTCTAAATTAGCCAAAAGGATGTCAAAACTACCTGCGATCTCACTACAAAAGTAAAGGAGATTCTAATTTGCTAAAAAAACTTTTTAGCGTTTTGTTCTATAAACCGCCAACCGAAGGTTCTAAGTTTAAATCATATGTTGAATCTGAACCTTATGAGGAAGGTTTTGCCGAACACTATCGTACGAGATTACTGCCCAGAGTTAAGTATTATGAAAAAAAACGAATAAAGGCACTCAGTGTAGCACGTAGTAGATGCCTGAAGTCTATTCCAATTATCATAGTATTATTAGGAATAACAGTACTTGCAATATTAAATATTGATTCGTTAGGAAGGGGATTTTCGTGGGTTTTCTACATTTCAGTTGGAATGATAATCTCTATTATAGCATTCATATTTAACTCAATTGATAAGTATAAGACCTCTATAAAAGGGAGAATTTTTCCTAGAATTTTAGAATTTACAGGCGATTTTGAATATAAACAAAACTATAAAGCCCCTTTTGCCCAATATAAGAAATACGATATTCTACCTCCGTTTGATCCGCCTGCTTCGTTTTCTGAAGATTATGTAAAAGGTACCTATAATAATGTGAATATTGAATTTTTTGAAGCAAGACTAATGCGAGGAGCACATTATAAAGGTAAGAAGGCCGTTTTTAATGGAGTAATTGCCAAAATAAGTGTTAATAAGAAATTTTCTAGTAAAACAGTCATTCGTCCAGATAAAGGTTCTTTTGGAGATTGGGTATCTGGAAGAAAATTACCTGAAAATCAAGAAGTTGTCAGGCTTGAAGATCCAAAGTTTGATAAATTGTTTAATGTGTATTCTAATGATCAAATTGAGGCAAGATATTTACTCACAACAACTTTTATGGAACGATTGATAGAAGTAGAAAAGGCATTTGGATCAAAAAAAATTGAATGTAGTTTTTATAAGCAATCTTTAGTCATGGCGATTCATTTAAAAAAAGATTGGTTTGAACCTGGGCCTATAACTGAAATAGAAGATTTCCAGGATGATTCAAAGAATCTGCTTGCAGATATAAATTCTATATTTAATATTTGTGATACATTACAAATGGATTCAGAGATACGTTTATAAGTTAAATTACATTTTTATTATGAATATCAATAATCAGGAGTTAGATAATGGAAATAATAATTGGATTGGTTGTTGCAGTATTAATCGTATTCGTACTTTATAATTTGTACGCAAAAATAATAACGAGAAGAAATAGGGCGTTAGAAGCATTAGC is a genomic window of SAR202 cluster bacterium containing:
- a CDS encoding DUF3137 domain-containing protein is translated as MLKKLFSVLFYKPPTEGSKFKSYVESEPYEEGFAEHYRTRLLPRVKYYEKKRIKALSVARSRCLKSIPIIIVLLGITVLAILNIDSLGRGFSWVFYISVGMIISIIAFIFNSIDKYKTSIKGRIFPRILEFTGDFEYKQNYKAPFAQYKKYDILPPFDPPASFSEDYVKGTYNNVNIEFFEARLMRGAHYKGKKAVFNGVIAKISVNKKFSSKTVIRPDKGSFGDWVSGRKLPENQEVVRLEDPKFDKLFNVYSNDQIEARYLLTTTFMERLIEVEKAFGSKKIECSFYKQSLVMAIHLKKDWFEPGPITEIEDFQDDSKNLLADINSIFNICDTLQMDSEIRL